Genomic window (Streptomyces sp. NBC_01431):
TCGCGCCGAAGATCGAGGAGTGGAGCGACATCCACACCCCGTTCGTGGTCGCGGCCGTCGCGGCGGTGGTCGGCGCGGTGATCGTATGGGTCCGCCGTACGTCGCTCAGCCACGAGGCAGCCGAACTCCAGCCGTCCCACGCGACCGAGGACGGCGTCTCGGTCTTCGCCAGCTGAGCACGGGGCGGGAAGTGACGCGTCCGTCGGCCGCGGGCCGTCGCCGCGAGACCGCGCAACGTCACAGCCCCGGGTCCCGGTGGGGCGCGCCTCCCACTGAACCCCCCGGCGCGTCCGCAAGAACGACAGGGCGCGCTCAGTCCAGGGGCACGGACTTGCGCAGGGGGTCGCGCAGGTCCGTGCCGTTGGCCAGCCAGCGCTCCTCCAGCTCCTGACCGCCGCGGACCCGCTTCCACGCGGCCTCGTTCGTGGTCATCGGGAGCAGCGGCAGGAAGCGCACCGGGTCCAGCGGCGCGTCCAGCTCCAGGTCCTCGACCAGACCGCCCGGCTCGGCGACCAGGACCGAGCTGAACGGGGCGCCCGGCCACAGCGGTTCGCCGAGGTCGAGCGAGGCGCCCGGGGCCACCACCAGGCCCTCCACCTGCGGGGAGGCGGCGAGTACGGCGAGCGGGCGGAGCACCTTGTCGGTGTCGGCGAGCCCGGCGCGCACGGACAGGACCAGCTCGGCGCGCGGACCCTTCACCGGGTCGGCGAGCGGCGCGGTGGGATCGGCCATCGGCTGGGCGGACATGCCGAGGGTGGCGTACCGGACGATGTCCCCCTCGGTGAAGCGCAGCACCTCGATGCGGTCGGTACCGAGAAAGGTCACCGCGGCGCGCGCGTCCGGCTCGCCAAGTGCGGTGCGCAGCCTGGCCTCGACCAGAGCAAGAACATCAACCATGGGGTGAGCATAGAAGGCGTATCGAACGGGCAAAGAGGGGCCTTGACACAACAGTGGGCTGATAGTCTTGGCCGCTGTTCAGGACAGCAGGAAGTCCCCCACGGGGGACCGGCTGGAGGAGGTGGGGCTGCGATGGATCGAAGTCGGCCTGGCAGTACCAACCGCTCTTCTGTACGCCTTCGTTGTTCCCGGTGATCTGAGACCCTCCTTACCCGGCCTCCGGCCCCGGAAACCCCGAGTCTCATGGCATTTCGCGCGGCGGAAGAGCACATCGCCTCACCCAGTCCGTTTCAGTAGCGAACGCCGTCTCCGCGTGCCCCTGTGGTGCCGCCCGCTGTGTGAACGTATGCGATTGATTCCTTTTGGGGTCGATATGGACCCTTGGTTTCGCTTGCCGCTTTGCGTCCCATTCGGGCAGTTCCAGAGTGTCACGCCCCGACGGCCCCTCCGTGAAGGAGTCCCGCCATGTCGATGATCCGTGACCTGCGCGCCGTGGTCCGCCCCGCGCTGCGCAAGACCAGCACCCCCTACAGCGGCTACGACACCACCCGCGACCCGTCGGCGAGCAGCGCCGTGGTCGACTGCGCGGTCTACCGCGACGGGCGCCGCGTCCAGCCCGTCGAGGACGCCGCCTGTCTGACGCCGCGTGAGGCGATGCGGCGGGTGCGCGAGGACGGCGGCTTCGCCTGGATCGGTCTGCACGAGCCGACCGAGGCCGAATTCGCCGGTATCGCCGCCGAGTTCGGGCTGCACCCGCTGGCGGTGGAGGACGCGGTGCACGCGCACCAGCGTCCCAAGCTGGAGCGCTACGACGACACCCTGTTCACCGTCTTCAAGACGATCCACTACGTCGAGCACGCCGAACTCACCGCCACCAGTGAGGTCGTGGAGACCGGCGAGGTGATGTGCTTCACCGGGCGGGACTTCGTCATCACCGTCCGGCACGGCGGCCAGGGC
Coding sequences:
- a CDS encoding suppressor of fused domain protein, whose protein sequence is MVDVLALVEARLRTALGEPDARAAVTFLGTDRIEVLRFTEGDIVRYATLGMSAQPMADPTAPLADPVKGPRAELVLSVRAGLADTDKVLRPLAVLAASPQVEGLVVAPGASLDLGEPLWPGAPFSSVLVAEPGGLVEDLELDAPLDPVRFLPLLPMTTNEAAWKRVRGGQELEERWLANGTDLRDPLRKSVPLD